One stretch of Armigeres subalbatus isolate Guangzhou_Male chromosome 2, GZ_Asu_2, whole genome shotgun sequence DNA includes these proteins:
- the LOC134215420 gene encoding WW domain-containing oxidoreductase, with translation MSVPLPESDSEDELPPAWEERATNDGFVYYVNHQNKTTQWTHPRTGKMKRVCGELPLGWSKHVEEGTGKIIFVEDATQRKSYTDPRLAFATEEAPQAVGELRQRFDSGTKALQVLHGRDLSGKTALITGANTGIGFETARSLALHGCEIIFACRNESATKEAIGKIINEKEAIGLKCKYVKLDLASLRSVKECARQVKTECKHLDFLILNAGVFALPYSTTEDGFETTFQVSHLSHFYLTSLLSDLFDHTSRVIVVSSESHRFSMLPSELSETDLSPPANKFWSMMAYNNAKLFNVLFACELSKRWKTRGISVFALHPGNMVSSQLPRNWWFYRILFAIVRPFTKSLQQAASTTIYCATAPELNGFTGLYFNNCYVCDPSGPSKNEQMQQKLWTLSEQMIERGLQ, from the coding sequence ATGTCTGTGCCCCTTCCAGAATCCGATTCGGAGGATGAACTGCCTCCAGCATGGGAAGAGCGAGCCACCAACGATGGGTTTGTTTACTACGTAAATCACCAGAACAAAACAACCCAATGGACACATCCGAGAACCGGTAAAATGAAACGAGTGTGCGGAGAACTACCGCTCGGTTGGAGTAAACACGTGGAAGAGGGCACGGGAAAGATTATTTTCGTCGAGGATGCCACCCAAAGAAAATCCTATACAGATCCGCGCCTTGCATTTGCAACGGAAGAAGCTCCTCAAGCAGTCGGCGAATTGCGACAACGATTTGATAGTGGCACAAAAGCGCTGCAAGTTTTGCATGGTAGAGATCTCAGTGGAAAAACAGCGCTGATAACTGGGGCCAATACCGGGATAGGCTTTGAGACGGCACGATCCCTTGCTCTTCATGGATGTGAAATCATCTTTGCCTGCCGAAATGAATCGGCAACGAAGGAAGCGATCGGTAAAATTATAAATGAAAAGGAAGCTATCGGACTAAAGTGCAAGTATGTGAAGCTGGATCTAGCTAGTCTACGATCGGTGAAAGAATGTGCTCGTCAGGTAAAAACGGAGTGTAAGCATTTGGACTTTTTGATCTTGAATGCTGGGGTGTTTGCCTTACCATACAGCACCACTGAAGACGGTTTTGAAACTACATTCCAAGTATCGCATTTGTCTCACTTTTATCTGACCAGTCTTCTAAGTGACTTATTTGATCATACCTCAAGAGTGATTGTGGTATCGTCCGAGTCACACCGCTTCAGTATGTTGCCAAGCGAATTATCTGAAACGGATCTTTCTCCACCGGCAAACAAATTTTGGAGCATGATGGCATACAACAATGCCAAACTATTCAACGTCCTTTTCGCGTGTGAACTGTCCAAACGTTGGAAAACTCGTGGAATATCGGTGTTTGCTCTCCATCCTGGCAATATGGTATCTTCACAACTTCCCCGGAATTGGTGGTTTTATCGAATATTGTTTGCCATTGTGCGACCGTTTACCAAATCACTACAGCAAGCTGCCAGTACCACGATTTACTGCGCTACAGCTCCAGAGTTGAACGGGTTCACTGGTCTATACTTCAACAATTGCTACGTCTGTGATCCTAGTGGACCATCCAAGAATGAACAAATGCAGCAGAAGTTGTGGACCCTGAGCGAGCAGATGATCGAACGAGGGCTGCAGTAG
- the LOC134215421 gene encoding iduronate 2-sulfatase, with product MENLKICTALLLVFGSILSITGQIVKRPNVLLLVLDDLRPAIKAFGDSKAITPNIDRLVNDGYYFTNIFAQQSICAPSRNSFLTGRRPDTTKLYDFYSYWRETAGNFTTLPQYFKQNGYYTKSIGKIFHPGISSNFTDDYPLSWSDEPYHPSTEEYKDKPTCIDIATGNLTNNLLCPVVLQLQPEGTLPDIQSTEEAKCFLKSYRNPNAPFFLAVGYYKPHIPFKIPEEFLELHRNTNFKTLDLDYAPYGLPTVAWNSYLDVRSRHDMMALNISYPFGPIPDLTKQRIRQHYYAAVSYVDSMIGKLLEDVNFENTIIVLTSDHGWALGEHAEWSKFSNYDVALNVPLIIYSPQVKPRSENKIEMVAELVDLFPTLVDLAGLPPIPACKANRDDEETCVEGKSLQPLIFGEPCDNLVEEAFSQYPRPGTYPSVHPNSDRPKQYQIEIMGYSLRTKQFRYTAWIGFDPDNFTRDWDTIYGEELYDHRIDPKENMNLVDRIQLAPIIKWLRLRLEEKFW from the exons ATGGAAAACCTCAAAATATGTACCGCTCTGTTGTTAGTGTTCGGAAGCATACTTTCTATAACTGGGCAAATCGTAAAAAGACCGAATGTATTGCTTTTGGTTTTGGACGATTTACGACCGGCGATTAAGGCGTTTGGAGATTCCAAAGCAATAACGCCAAACATTGATCGACTGGTTAACGATGGATATTACTTTACTAACATTTTTGCACAG CAATCGATCTGTGCACCAAGTAGAAATTCATTCCTTACCGGACGCAGACCGGACACTACAAAACTGTACGATTTCTACAGTTATTGGAGAGAAACAGCGGGAAACTTCACAACACTGCCTCAATACTTCAAACAAAATGGTTATTATACGAAATCGATCGGAAAAATTTTCCATCCAGGAATATCGTCGAACTTCACGGACGATTATCCTTTAAGTTGGAGTGACGAGCCTTATCATCCTTCAACAGAGGAATACAAAGACAAGCCAACTTGTATTGATATCGCAACTGGAAACCTTACCAATAATTTATTGTGTCCTGTGGTACTGCAACTTCAACCTGAGGGAACCCTTCCCGACATTCAAAGCACCGAAGAAGCGAAATGTTTTCTCAAATCTTATCGCAACCCAAATGCGCCATTCTTTCTTGCTGTGGGCTACTACAAGCCACACATCCCGTTTAAgatcccggaggagttcctggagctTCACAGAAACACTAATTTCAAGACCCTTGATCTCGACTACGCACCGTATGGATTACCAACTGTGGCCTGGAATTCTTATTTAGATGTAAGAAGTCGACATGACATGATGGCCTTAAATATCAGCTATCCATTTGGACCGATTCCGGACTTGACCAAACAAAGAATACGTCAGCATTATTACGCCGCAGTGAGCTATGTCGACAGCATGATCGGAAAACTGTTGGAAGATGTTAACTTTGAAAACACAATCATCGTCCTAACATCCGATCATGGTTGGGCGCTAGGGGAACATGCTGAGTGgtcaaaatttagcaattacGATGTTGCACTGAATGTGCCCCTTATCATTTACAGTCCACAGGTTAAGCCTAGATCCGAGAACAAAATTGAAATGGTGGCTGAACTGGTAGATTTATTCCCAACATTGGTGGACTTAGCTGGCCTACCACCGATTCCAGCTTGTAAGGCCAATAGGGATGACGAGGAAACGTGCGTTGAAGGTAAATCATTGCAACCACTAATTTTTGGCGAGCCATGCGACAATTTAGTGGAAGAGGCTTTCAGTCAATACCCCAGACCGGGAACGTATCCATCTGTTCACCCTAACAGCGATAGACCCAAACAGTACCAGATAGAAATTATGGGATACAGTCTGCGCACGAAGCAGTTCCGTTACACGGCGTGGATCGGGTTTGATCCGGATAATTTTACCCGAG ATTGGGACACAATCTACGGTGAAGAATTATATGATCATAGAATTGATCCCAAGGAGAACATGAATCTCGTGGACCGAATACAGTTAGCACCAATAATCAAATGGTTGAGACTACGCTTGGAGGAAAAGTTTTGGTAA